A window from Streptomyces subrutilus encodes these proteins:
- a CDS encoding elongation factor G-like protein EF-G2 — MGATSHQSGAAGRAPTADHPSSVRNVVLVGHSGSGKTTLVEALALTAGAVGRAGRVEDGATVSDYDEIEHRRQRSVQLSLVPVTWGGMKINVLDTPGYADFVGELRAGLRAADAALFVVSAADGAEGLSGATRMVWDECEAVGMPRAIVVTHLEAARADYARMTDVCGEAFGADDPDAVLPLYLPLHGPAGPDGHAPVTGLLGLLSERVYDYSSGERTERDPEPAERALIDGARSRLIEGIIAESEDETLMDRYLGGEDVDLGTLVDDLERAVARGTFHPVLFAAPAAAGARQGLGTVELLELVTGGFPTPLERAAVAVTGPDGAARPEVVCDPDGPLLAEVVKTSSDPYVGRVSLVRVFSGTLRPDAPVHVCGHGAAGRAHEDRAPHGTDERVGTLTSPFGRQQRPLDRCVAGDLACVARLTGAETGDTLSSRDRPLLMEPWAVPDALLPLAVEAHGKADEDKLSQGLARLVAEDPTLRLEQNPLTHQLVLWCLGEAHQDVALERLRTRYGVRVDPVPHKVGLRETFGARAAGRGRHVKQSGGHGQFAVCEIEVEPLPPGSGVEFVDKVVGGSVPRPFVPSVEKGVRAQAARGLGAGHPLVDVRVTLLDGKAHAVDSSDAAFQTAGAMALREAAAQGRVQLLEPVAELAVVVPDAYVGPVMSDLAGRRGRVVGTEQAGPGRSRVRAEVPETEIGRYAIELRSVSHGTGLFTRAYVRHEPVPPQLAEKVRERS, encoded by the coding sequence ATGGGAGCCACATCACACCAATCCGGAGCCGCCGGCAGGGCGCCGACGGCCGACCATCCCTCGTCCGTGCGCAACGTCGTGCTGGTCGGCCACAGCGGGTCCGGCAAGACCACCCTGGTCGAGGCCCTGGCCCTGACCGCCGGTGCGGTGGGCCGGGCCGGACGCGTCGAGGACGGCGCCACCGTCTCCGACTACGACGAGATCGAACACCGGAGGCAGCGCTCCGTACAGCTGTCCCTCGTCCCCGTCACCTGGGGCGGAATGAAGATAAACGTCCTGGACACGCCGGGATACGCCGACTTCGTCGGAGAACTCAGGGCCGGTCTGCGCGCCGCGGACGCGGCCCTGTTCGTGGTCTCGGCCGCCGACGGCGCCGAGGGCCTGTCCGGCGCGACCCGGATGGTCTGGGACGAGTGCGAGGCGGTCGGGATGCCCCGCGCCATCGTCGTCACCCACCTGGAGGCCGCCCGCGCCGACTACGCCCGGATGACGGACGTCTGCGGCGAGGCCTTCGGCGCCGACGACCCCGACGCCGTCCTCCCGCTCTACCTGCCGCTGCACGGGCCCGCCGGCCCCGACGGCCACGCCCCCGTCACCGGCCTCCTCGGCCTGCTCTCCGAGCGCGTGTACGACTACTCCTCCGGCGAGCGCACCGAGCGCGACCCGGAGCCGGCCGAGCGCGCCCTCATCGACGGCGCCCGCTCCCGCCTCATCGAGGGGATCATCGCCGAGAGCGAGGACGAGACCCTGATGGACCGCTACCTGGGCGGCGAGGACGTCGACCTCGGGACCCTCGTCGACGACCTGGAGCGCGCCGTCGCCCGGGGCACCTTCCACCCCGTCCTGTTCGCCGCGCCGGCGGCCGCCGGCGCCCGGCAGGGGCTGGGCACCGTGGAGCTGCTCGAACTGGTGACCGGAGGGTTTCCGACCCCCCTGGAGCGCGCCGCCGTCGCCGTCACCGGCCCGGACGGCGCGGCCCGCCCCGAGGTCGTCTGCGACCCCGACGGGCCGCTGCTCGCCGAGGTCGTCAAGACCTCCTCCGACCCGTACGTCGGCCGGGTCTCCCTGGTCCGCGTCTTCTCGGGCACCCTGCGCCCCGACGCCCCCGTCCACGTCTGCGGGCACGGGGCGGCCGGCCGCGCCCACGAGGACCGCGCCCCGCACGGGACGGACGAGCGCGTGGGCACGCTCACCTCGCCCTTCGGGCGGCAGCAGCGCCCCCTGGACCGGTGCGTCGCCGGCGACCTCGCCTGCGTGGCCCGGCTGACCGGCGCCGAGACCGGCGACACCCTCTCGTCCCGGGACCGGCCGCTCCTGATGGAGCCCTGGGCGGTGCCCGACGCGCTGCTGCCCCTCGCCGTCGAGGCCCACGGCAAGGCCGACGAGGACAAGCTCTCGCAGGGCCTGGCCCGCCTGGTCGCCGAGGACCCCACGCTGCGGCTGGAGCAGAACCCGCTCACCCACCAGCTGGTCCTGTGGTGCCTGGGCGAGGCCCACCAGGACGTCGCGCTGGAGCGGCTGCGCACCCGCTACGGCGTCCGGGTGGACCCGGTCCCGCACAAGGTCGGCCTGCGCGAGACCTTCGGCGCCAGGGCCGCCGGCCGCGGCCGGCACGTCAAGCAGTCCGGCGGCCACGGCCAGTTCGCCGTCTGCGAGATCGAGGTCGAGCCGCTCCCGCCGGGCAGCGGCGTCGAGTTCGTCGACAAGGTGGTGGGCGGGTCCGTGCCCCGCCCGTTCGTCCCGTCCGTGGAGAAGGGCGTACGGGCCCAGGCCGCCCGCGGCCTCGGCGCCGGCCACCCCCTGGTCGACGTCCGCGTCACGCTGCTCGACGGCAAGGCGCACGCGGTGGACTCCTCCGACGCCGCCTTCCAGACCGCCGGGGCCATGGCGCTGCGGGAGGCCGCCGCGCAGGGCCGGGTCCAGCTGCTGGAACCCGTCGCCGAGCTGGCCGTCGTGGTCCCCGACGCGTACGTGGGCCCGGTCATGAGCGACCTGGCGGGCCGCCGCGGCCGCGTGGTGGGCACCGAGCAGGCCGGTCCCGGGCGCAGCCGGGTGCGGGCCGAGGTCCCCGAGACCGAGATCGGCCGCTACGCGATCGAGCTGCGCTCCGTCTCGCACGGCACCGGCCTGTTCACCCGGGCCTACGTCCGCCACGAACCCGTACCGCCCCAGCTGGCCGAGAAGGTGCGCGAACGGTCCTGA
- the pgsA gene encoding phosphatidylinositol phosphate synthase has translation MLNKYARAFFTRVLTPFAAFLLRRGVSPDAVTLIGTAGVMAGALVFFPRGEFFWGTITITLFVFSDLVDGNMARQAGISSRWGAFLDSTLDRVADAAIFGGFALWYAGTGDDNALCAVAIFCLASGQVVSYTKARGESIGLPVAVNGLVERAERLVISLVAAGLSGLQTFGAPSWIGVLLPVALWIVAAGSLVTLVQRVVTVRRESAEADAAAATAEGGAA, from the coding sequence ATGCTGAACAAGTACGCGCGTGCATTCTTCACGCGTGTTCTCACGCCATTCGCCGCATTTCTGCTCCGGCGGGGGGTGAGCCCGGACGCGGTCACCCTGATCGGCACGGCCGGAGTGATGGCCGGAGCGCTGGTCTTCTTCCCCCGGGGAGAGTTCTTCTGGGGCACCATCACCATCACCCTCTTCGTCTTCTCCGACCTGGTGGACGGGAACATGGCCCGCCAGGCCGGCATCTCCAGCCGGTGGGGGGCGTTCCTCGACTCCACCCTCGACCGCGTCGCCGACGCGGCCATCTTCGGCGGCTTCGCGCTCTGGTACGCGGGCACCGGCGACGACAACGCGCTGTGCGCGGTGGCGATCTTCTGCCTGGCCAGCGGCCAGGTGGTCTCGTACACCAAGGCGCGCGGCGAGTCGATCGGGCTGCCGGTGGCCGTCAACGGACTCGTGGAGCGCGCCGAGCGGCTGGTCATCTCGCTGGTCGCGGCCGGCCTCTCCGGACTGCAGACCTTCGGGGCGCCGTCCTGGATCGGGGTGCTGCTGCCGGTCGCGCTGTGGATCGTCGCGGCGGGCTCGCTGGTCACGCTGGTCCAGCGGGTGGTCACCGTACGCCGCGAATCGGCCGAGGCCGACGCCGCCGCGGCCACCGCCGAAGGGGGCGCCGCCTGA
- a CDS encoding phosphatidylinositol mannoside acyltransferase — MGTARDKLVDGLYGLGWAGVKKLPEPAAVALGRRIADFAWKRRGTSVLRLESNLARVVPDAGPERLRELSRAGMRSYMRYWMESFRLPAMDPGRFSTDVEMKDEHILREALASGRGVVVALPHLANWDLAGAWAIGHIGVPFTTVAERLKPETLYDRFVAYRESLGMEVLPHNGGAAFGTLARRLRSGGLVCLVADRDLSASGIEVDFFGATARMPAGPALLAQQTGAVLLPATLYYGDTPKMYGRIHPAVEVPEAGTRIEKTAVMTQGVADAFATGIAEHPEDWHMLQRLWLDDLEERP, encoded by the coding sequence ATGGGCACCGCACGGGACAAGCTGGTCGACGGGCTGTACGGGCTCGGCTGGGCCGGGGTCAAGAAGCTGCCGGAGCCGGCCGCGGTCGCCCTCGGCCGCCGCATCGCGGACTTCGCGTGGAAGCGGCGCGGCACGAGCGTGCTGCGCCTGGAGTCCAACCTGGCCCGGGTCGTCCCCGACGCCGGGCCCGAGCGGCTGCGCGAGCTGTCGCGGGCCGGCATGCGCTCGTACATGCGGTACTGGATGGAATCCTTCCGGCTGCCGGCCATGGACCCGGGCCGGTTCTCCACCGACGTCGAGATGAAGGACGAGCACATCCTGCGCGAGGCCCTCGCCTCCGGGCGCGGGGTCGTCGTCGCCCTCCCGCACCTCGCCAACTGGGACCTCGCCGGCGCCTGGGCCATCGGCCACATCGGAGTCCCGTTCACCACCGTCGCCGAGCGGCTCAAGCCCGAGACCCTCTACGACCGCTTCGTGGCCTACCGCGAGAGCCTGGGCATGGAGGTCCTGCCGCACAACGGCGGTGCCGCCTTCGGCACCCTGGCCCGCCGGCTGCGCTCCGGCGGGCTCGTCTGCCTCGTCGCGGACCGGGACCTGTCGGCCTCCGGCATCGAGGTGGACTTCTTCGGCGCCACGGCCCGCATGCCCGCCGGCCCGGCCCTGCTGGCCCAGCAGACGGGCGCGGTCCTGCTCCCGGCGACCCTGTACTACGGGGACACGCCCAAGATGTACGGCCGGATCCACCCGGCGGTGGAGGTGCCCGAGGCCGGGACCCGGATCGAGAAGACCGCGGTGATGACCCAGGGCGTCGCCGACGCCTTCGCCACCGGCATCGCCGAGCACCCCGAGGACTGGCACATGCTCCAGCGCCTGTGGCTGGACGACCTGGAGGAGCGCCCGTAG
- a CDS encoding glycosyltransferase family 4 protein translates to MKIGIVCPYSWDVPGGVQFHIRDLAEHLIRSGHEVSVLAPADDETPLPPYVVSAGRAVPVPYNGSVARLNFGFLSAARVRRWLHDGVFDVIHIHEPASPSLGLLSCWAAQGPIVATFHTSNPRSRAMIAAYPILQPALEKISARIAVSEYARRTLVEHLGGDAVVIPNGVDVDFFARAEPKPEWGGRTLGFIGRIDEPRKGLPVLMAAFPKIVEACPDVRLLVAGRGDEEEAVASLPADLRSRVEFLGMVSDEDKARLLRSVDVYVAPNTGGESFGIILVEALSAGAAVLASDLDAFAQVLDQGGAGDLFANENADALAAGAIALLRDPARRAELSARGSAHVRRFDWSTVGADILAVYETVTDGAAAVAADERVPLRTRLGFSREA, encoded by the coding sequence GTGAAGATCGGCATCGTGTGCCCGTACTCGTGGGACGTGCCGGGCGGCGTCCAGTTCCACATCCGCGACCTGGCGGAACACCTGATCCGCAGCGGCCACGAGGTGTCGGTGCTGGCCCCGGCCGACGACGAGACCCCGCTGCCGCCCTACGTGGTCTCGGCGGGACGGGCGGTGCCGGTGCCGTACAACGGGTCGGTGGCCCGGCTGAACTTCGGGTTCCTCTCCGCGGCCCGGGTGCGCCGCTGGCTGCACGACGGCGTCTTCGACGTCATCCACATCCACGAGCCCGCCTCGCCCTCGCTGGGGCTGCTGTCCTGCTGGGCCGCGCAGGGCCCCATCGTGGCCACCTTCCACACCTCCAACCCGCGCTCGCGGGCCATGATCGCCGCGTACCCGATCCTGCAGCCGGCACTGGAGAAGATCAGCGCCCGGATCGCGGTGAGCGAGTACGCGCGCCGGACCCTGGTCGAGCACCTGGGCGGGGACGCCGTGGTGATCCCCAACGGGGTCGACGTGGACTTCTTCGCCCGGGCCGAGCCCAAGCCCGAGTGGGGCGGCCGGACCCTCGGCTTCATCGGCCGCATCGACGAACCCCGCAAGGGGCTGCCGGTGCTGATGGCCGCCTTCCCGAAGATCGTCGAAGCCTGCCCGGACGTCCGGCTGCTCGTGGCCGGCCGCGGCGACGAGGAGGAGGCCGTCGCCTCCCTCCCGGCCGACCTCCGCTCCCGGGTCGAGTTCCTCGGCATGGTCTCGGACGAGGACAAGGCCCGGCTGCTGCGCAGCGTGGACGTCTACGTCGCCCCCAACACCGGCGGCGAGAGCTTCGGCATCATCCTCGTCGAGGCCCTGTCGGCGGGCGCCGCGGTCCTGGCGTCGGACCTGGACGCCTTCGCCCAGGTCCTGGACCAGGGCGGCGCGGGCGACCTCTTCGCCAACGAGAACGCCGACGCCCTCGCGGCCGGCGCGATCGCCCTGCTGCGCGACCCGGCCCGCCGCGCCGAACTGAGCGCCCGCGGCTCCGCGCACGTGCGCCGCTTCGACTGGTCCACGGTCGGCGCGGACATCCTGGCGGTCTACGAGACGGTCACGGACGGCGCGGCGGCGGTCGCCGCCGACGAGCGCGTCCCGCTGCGCACCCGGCTGGGCTTCTCGCGCGAGGCCTAG
- the pdxS gene encoding pyridoxal 5'-phosphate synthase lyase subunit PdxS yields the protein MSTLPTSPQSAESAIGTSRVKRGMAEQLKGGVIMDVVNAEQAKIAEDAGAVAVMALERVPADIRKDGGVARMSDPNMIEEIIEAVSIPVMAKSRIGHFVEAQVLQSLGVDYIDESEVLTPADEVNHSDKWAFTTPFVCGATNLGEALRRIAEGAAMIRSKGEAGTGNVVEAVRHLRQIKNEIARLRGYDNNELFAAAKELRAPYDLVKEVAELGKLPVVLFSAGGVATPADAALMRQLGAEGVFVGSGIFKSGDPAKRAAAIVKATTFFDDPKIIADASRNLGEAMVGINCDTLPESERYANRGW from the coding sequence GTGAGCACGCTTCCCACCTCCCCCCAGTCCGCTGAGTCGGCCATCGGCACCTCCCGCGTGAAGCGCGGCATGGCCGAGCAGCTCAAGGGCGGCGTGATCATGGACGTGGTCAACGCCGAGCAGGCGAAGATCGCCGAGGACGCCGGCGCCGTGGCCGTCATGGCCCTGGAGCGGGTCCCGGCCGACATCCGCAAGGACGGCGGCGTCGCCCGCATGTCCGACCCCAACATGATCGAAGAGATCATCGAGGCCGTCTCGATCCCCGTCATGGCCAAGTCCCGCATCGGCCACTTCGTCGAGGCCCAGGTGCTCCAGTCCCTCGGCGTCGACTACATCGACGAGTCCGAGGTCCTGACCCCGGCCGACGAGGTCAACCACTCCGACAAGTGGGCCTTCACCACCCCCTTCGTCTGTGGCGCCACCAACCTGGGCGAGGCCCTGCGCCGCATCGCCGAGGGCGCGGCCATGATCCGCTCCAAGGGCGAGGCCGGCACCGGCAACGTCGTCGAGGCCGTCCGCCACCTGCGCCAGATCAAGAACGAGATCGCCCGCCTGCGCGGCTACGACAACAACGAGCTCTTCGCCGCCGCCAAGGAGCTGCGCGCCCCGTACGACCTGGTCAAGGAGGTCGCCGAGCTCGGGAAGCTCCCGGTCGTGCTGTTCTCCGCCGGTGGCGTCGCCACCCCGGCCGACGCCGCGCTGATGCGCCAGCTCGGTGCCGAGGGCGTCTTCGTCGGCTCCGGCATCTTCAAGTCGGGCGACCCGGCCAAGCGCGCCGCCGCCATCGTGAAGGCCACCACCTTCTTCGACGACCCGAAGATCATCGCGGACGCCTCCCGCAACCTGGGCGAGGCCATGGTCGGCATCAACTGCGACACCCTCCCCGAGTCCGAGCGCTACGCCAACCGCGGCTGGTAA
- the pdxT gene encoding pyridoxal 5'-phosphate synthase glutaminase subunit PdxT, with the protein MTRTPVIGVLALQGDVREHLIALAAADAVARPVRRPEELADIDALVIPGGESTTMSKLAVLFGMLEPLRERVRAGLPVYGTCAGMIMLADKLLDGREDQETLGGIDMIVRRNAFGRQNESFEAKVDFAGIGGGAVEGVFIRAPWVESVGAAVEVLATYDGHTVAVRQGNVLATSFHPELTGDDRVHAYFVDMVRAGL; encoded by the coding sequence ATGACCCGTACCCCCGTGATCGGTGTCCTGGCCCTCCAGGGCGACGTACGGGAGCACCTGATCGCCCTGGCCGCGGCGGACGCCGTGGCCAGGCCGGTCCGGCGTCCCGAGGAACTCGCCGACATCGACGCCCTCGTGATCCCCGGCGGCGAGTCCACGACCATGTCGAAGCTCGCCGTGCTGTTCGGCATGCTGGAGCCGCTGCGCGAGCGCGTCCGCGCCGGCCTGCCCGTCTACGGCACCTGCGCCGGCATGATCATGCTGGCCGACAAGCTCCTCGACGGCCGCGAGGACCAGGAGACGCTCGGCGGGATCGACATGATCGTCCGCCGCAACGCCTTCGGCCGCCAGAACGAGTCCTTCGAGGCGAAGGTCGACTTCGCGGGCATCGGGGGCGGCGCCGTCGAGGGCGTGTTCATCCGCGCCCCGTGGGTCGAGTCCGTCGGCGCGGCCGTCGAGGTCCTCGCCACGTACGACGGCCACACGGTCGCCGTGCGCCAGGGCAACGTCCTGGCCACCTCGTTCCACCCCGAGCTCACCGGCGACGACCGCGTCCACGCGTACTTCGTCGACATGGTGCGCGCGGGGCTGTGA
- a CDS encoding YebC/PmpR family DNA-binding transcriptional regulator — MSGHSKWATTKHKKAVVDAKRGKLFAKLIKNIEVAARMGGADIDGNPTLFDAIQKAKKSSVPNKNIDSAVKRGGGLEAGGADYETIMYEGYGPNGVAVLIECLTDNRNRAASDVRVAMTRNGGSMADPGSVSYLFNRKGVVILPKGELSEDDVLETVLEAGAEEVNDLGDSFEIISEATDMVAVRTALQQAGIDYDSADSNFLPTMQVELDEEGARKIFKLIDALEDSDDVQNVFANFDVSDEVMEKVDA; from the coding sequence ATGTCCGGCCACTCTAAATGGGCTACGACGAAGCACAAGAAGGCCGTGGTTGACGCCAAGCGCGGCAAGCTCTTCGCGAAGCTGATCAAGAACATCGAGGTCGCGGCCCGGATGGGCGGCGCCGACATCGACGGCAACCCGACCCTCTTCGACGCCATCCAGAAGGCCAAGAAGAGCTCGGTCCCGAACAAGAACATCGACTCCGCGGTCAAGCGCGGCGGCGGCCTGGAGGCCGGCGGCGCCGACTACGAGACGATCATGTACGAGGGCTACGGCCCGAACGGCGTCGCGGTGCTCATCGAGTGCCTCACCGACAACCGCAACCGCGCCGCGTCCGACGTGCGCGTCGCGATGACCCGCAACGGCGGCTCGATGGCCGACCCGGGCTCGGTCTCGTACCTGTTCAACCGCAAGGGCGTCGTCATCCTGCCCAAGGGCGAGCTCTCCGAGGACGACGTCCTGGAGACGGTGCTGGAGGCGGGTGCCGAGGAGGTCAACGACCTCGGCGACAGCTTCGAGATCATCAGCGAGGCCACTGACATGGTCGCGGTCCGCACCGCGCTCCAGCAGGCGGGCATCGACTACGACTCGGCCGACTCGAACTTCCTGCCGACCATGCAGGTCGAGCTGGACGAAGAGGGCGCGCGCAAGATCTTCAAGCTGATCGACGCGCTGGAGGACAGCGACGACGTGCAGAACGTCTTCGCCAACTTCGACGTCTCGGACGAGGTCATGGAGAAGGTCGACGCGTAA
- the ruvC gene encoding crossover junction endodeoxyribonuclease RuvC has product MRVLGVDPGLTRCGVGVVDGVAGRPLTMIAVGVVRTPADAELGHRLVAIEQGIEEWLDTHRPEVVAVERVFSQHNVSTVMGTAQASAVAMLCAARRGIPVALHTPSEVKAAVTGSGRADKAQVGAMVTRLLRLAEPPRPADAADALALAICHIWRAPAQNRLQQAVALHASKGRTR; this is encoded by the coding sequence GTGCGGGTACTCGGTGTGGACCCCGGGCTGACGCGGTGCGGTGTCGGCGTGGTCGACGGAGTCGCCGGACGGCCCCTCACCATGATCGCGGTCGGGGTCGTCCGCACCCCGGCCGACGCCGAACTCGGCCACCGGCTCGTCGCCATCGAACAGGGCATCGAGGAGTGGCTCGACACCCACCGGCCCGAAGTCGTCGCCGTGGAGCGGGTGTTCAGCCAGCACAACGTCAGCACCGTGATGGGCACCGCCCAGGCGAGCGCCGTGGCCATGCTCTGCGCGGCCCGCCGCGGCATACCCGTCGCCCTGCACACCCCGAGCGAGGTCAAGGCCGCCGTCACCGGCAGCGGCCGCGCCGACAAGGCCCAGGTCGGCGCGATGGTCACCCGGCTGCTGAGGCTGGCCGAGCCGCCCAGGCCCGCCGACGCCGCCGACGCCCTCGCCCTCGCCATCTGCCACATCTGGCGCGCCCCCGCCCAGAACCGCCTCCAGCAGGCGGTCGCCCTGCACGCCTCGAAAGGCCGTACCCGATGA
- the ruvA gene encoding Holliday junction branch migration protein RuvA, with the protein MIAFVSGPVAALAPALAVIEVGGVGMAVHCTPNTIAGLRTGEPARLATSLVVREDSLTLYGFADDDERQVFELLQTASGVGPRLAQAMLGVHSPDALRAAVATGDEKALTAVPGIGKKGAQKLLLELKDKLGAPLGTSGLVGAQRAAATGPAPWTEQLAAALIGLGYASREAEEAVSAVTPQAEEAIAAGGAAPVPQLLRAALQTLNRAR; encoded by the coding sequence ATGATCGCCTTCGTCAGCGGCCCGGTCGCCGCGCTCGCCCCCGCCCTGGCCGTCATCGAGGTCGGGGGAGTGGGCATGGCCGTGCACTGCACGCCGAACACGATCGCCGGACTGCGCACGGGGGAGCCGGCCCGGCTGGCCACCTCCCTGGTCGTGCGGGAGGACTCCCTCACCCTGTACGGCTTCGCCGACGACGACGAGCGGCAGGTCTTCGAACTGCTGCAGACAGCGAGCGGCGTCGGCCCCCGGCTGGCCCAGGCCATGCTCGGCGTGCACAGCCCCGACGCGCTGCGGGCCGCCGTCGCCACCGGCGACGAGAAGGCGCTGACGGCGGTGCCCGGCATCGGGAAGAAGGGCGCCCAGAAGCTCCTCCTGGAACTGAAGGACAAGCTGGGGGCCCCGCTGGGCACCAGCGGCCTCGTCGGCGCCCAGCGCGCCGCCGCCACCGGCCCCGCACCCTGGACCGAGCAGCTGGCCGCCGCGCTCATCGGGCTCGGCTACGCCTCCCGCGAGGCCGAGGAGGCCGTCTCCGCGGTCACCCCGCAGGCCGAGGAGGCCATCGCCGCCGGCGGCGCGGCCCCCGTACCGCAGCTCCTGCGGGCCGCCCTGCAGACGCTGAACCGGG